A section of the Aminiphilus circumscriptus DSM 16581 genome encodes:
- a CDS encoding M24 family metallopeptidase: protein MINGKGLAKFTTLLDKAGYDALLVGPSPDMEYLSGLVLHPDERFKVLVCFRDGRLCAVSPKLYVEQMRNALGDAVEMVVWDDAEWFEKKTVAAFEKWGLRNGRIAVNEGIRAVDMLNLQERFAATFGDGHFVGEEARLRKDAEEIHRMRRAGQIADAALEALTKEIRPGVTERTLAKRLEELLLEKGATDLSFGCIVAFGANGAYPHYNGGGAVLREKDSVLIDFGCKFEGYCSDTTRTFFVGNPTEEERYIYETVLEANLAGEAAVAEGAAAQDIDRAARGVIAKAGFGEYFISRTGHGIGVAIHENPYIREGNTQMLERGMAFSVEPGIYIPGKIGVRIEDVMVLTDEGPEPMSRFPKELTVL from the coding sequence ATGATCAACGGCAAAGGTTTGGCGAAGTTCACGACGCTGCTCGACAAGGCCGGTTATGACGCACTGCTTGTTGGCCCCTCGCCGGACATGGAGTATCTGTCCGGGCTTGTTCTGCATCCCGATGAACGCTTCAAAGTCCTCGTGTGTTTCCGGGACGGGCGACTCTGCGCCGTTTCACCCAAGCTCTACGTGGAGCAGATGCGGAATGCCTTGGGAGATGCAGTGGAGATGGTCGTCTGGGACGATGCGGAATGGTTCGAGAAGAAGACCGTGGCGGCCTTCGAAAAATGGGGGTTGCGAAATGGCCGCATCGCCGTGAACGAGGGTATCCGCGCAGTGGACATGCTCAATCTCCAGGAGCGCTTTGCCGCGACGTTCGGAGACGGACATTTTGTCGGCGAAGAGGCCCGTCTTCGCAAGGACGCCGAGGAGATTCATCGAATGCGTCGGGCGGGACAGATCGCCGATGCGGCCCTGGAAGCTCTGACGAAGGAGATCCGCCCGGGTGTGACCGAACGGACCCTGGCGAAGCGTCTGGAGGAGCTGCTCCTTGAAAAGGGCGCGACAGATCTTTCCTTCGGATGCATCGTTGCCTTCGGCGCCAATGGTGCATATCCTCATTACAACGGAGGCGGAGCGGTTCTTCGGGAGAAGGATTCGGTGCTCATCGACTTCGGGTGTAAGTTCGAGGGATACTGCTCCGACACGACACGCACGTTCTTTGTGGGAAATCCCACGGAAGAGGAACGGTACATCTACGAGACCGTTCTCGAGGCGAATCTCGCCGGGGAGGCTGCGGTGGCGGAAGGTGCCGCCGCTCAGGACATTGACCGAGCGGCGCGGGGAGTCATTGCCAAGGCCGGATTCGGGGAGTATTTCATCAGTCGTACCGGCCACGGCATCGGTGTGGCCATTCATGAGAATCCGTATATTCGGGAGGGGAACACCCAGATGCTGGAGCGGGGCATGGCCTTCAGCGTGGAACCCGGTATCTATATCCCCGGAAAGATCGGTGTTCGCATCGAGGACGTGATGGTTCTCACCGATGAGGGCCCCGAGCCCATGAGTCGCTTCCCCAAGGAACTCACGGTTCTCTGA